A window of Acidimicrobiales bacterium contains these coding sequences:
- a CDS encoding ATP-binding cassette domain-containing protein: GRAIFTDMTVEENLEMQGLPLRRQRAVYMERRERALTTFPALARSLKRQAGRLSGGEQQQLAVAKALLLEPQLLCVDELSLGLAPVVVGELLEIVHQLNQNGITTVLVEQSLNIACRLCERAIFIEKGEVRFEGPTAELLERNDIARAVFFGDGDP; encoded by the coding sequence GGGCGGGCCATCTTCACCGATATGACGGTCGAGGAGAACCTCGAGATGCAAGGCCTTCCGCTCCGCCGGCAGCGAGCGGTCTATATGGAGCGAAGAGAACGAGCTCTCACCACGTTCCCCGCGCTGGCGCGGTCGCTCAAGCGGCAGGCCGGACGCCTGTCGGGTGGCGAGCAACAGCAGCTGGCGGTGGCCAAGGCGCTGCTGCTCGAACCGCAGCTCCTGTGCGTCGACGAGCTCTCGCTCGGGCTGGCTCCGGTGGTCGTCGGGGAGTTGCTCGAGATCGTGCACCAGCTCAACCAGAACGGCATCACAACCGTCCTGGTGGAACAGAGCCTCAACATCGCCTGCAGGCTCTGTGAGCGGGCGATCTTCATCGAAAAGGGCGAGGTGCGCTTCGAAGGCCCCACGGCGGAACTCTTGGAGCGCAACGACATAGCGAGGGCGGTCTTCTTCGGAGACGGTGACCCATGA